A genome region from Labilibaculum antarcticum includes the following:
- a CDS encoding AraC family transcriptional regulator, which produces MSIVLEEISTKNEHSFRSKIDVLPHIEVPWHHHPEFELIHIEKSRGTLIVGDCIDNFNDGDLIFIGPNTPHVMTNDESYFQKKSDLRVIAWVVHFKEDSFGKEFFLLPEMYRIKKFLTKSFQGVRIEGSTKYKIIQYLKTLHSSEYSQRIIILLQILQVLAQSDDLEYLASDNFVETFQQRSNQKLYQIYEFVSKNFQKKIELDEAAKIANMSKTAFCRFFKSKTKKTFSEFLNEMRINYAKKLLAEGRLSVSQIAYECGFNSPSYFNKTFKSATGKSPLQLREKE; this is translated from the coding sequence ATGTCAATAGTACTTGAGGAGATTTCAACAAAAAACGAGCATTCGTTTCGATCTAAGATTGATGTTTTACCACACATCGAGGTTCCGTGGCATCACCATCCTGAATTTGAGTTAATCCACATTGAAAAAAGTAGAGGTACATTAATTGTTGGTGACTGTATTGACAATTTTAATGATGGAGATTTAATATTTATTGGTCCCAATACTCCTCATGTGATGACCAACGATGAATCTTACTTCCAAAAGAAATCGGACCTAAGAGTTATTGCCTGGGTGGTTCATTTCAAAGAAGATAGTTTTGGCAAAGAGTTCTTTCTATTGCCTGAAATGTATCGAATCAAAAAGTTCCTAACCAAATCGTTTCAAGGTGTTCGAATTGAAGGAAGTACCAAATACAAGATTATTCAATATCTAAAAACTCTTCATTCTTCGGAATACTCGCAACGAATTATTATTTTACTTCAGATATTGCAGGTTTTGGCCCAATCGGATGATTTGGAATATTTGGCATCGGATAATTTTGTAGAAACCTTTCAGCAAAGAAGCAACCAAAAATTATATCAGATATATGAATTTGTAAGCAAAAACTTTCAGAAAAAAATAGAATTGGATGAAGCCGCTAAAATTGCAAACATGAGTAAAACTGCATTTTGTCGCTTCTTTAAAAGCAAGACTAAGAAAACCTTTTCTGAATTTTTAAATGAAATGCGCATCAATTACGCTAAAAAACTACTTGCCGAAGGAAGATTAAGCGTTTCTCAAATTGCCTATGAATGTGGATTCAATAGTCCTTCTTATTTTAATAAGACTTTTAAATCAGCGACAGGAAAATCGCCTCTTCAGCTGAGAGAAAAAGAGTAG
- a CDS encoding sugar MFS transporter, translated as MVSISTNVKSSSGSQASGMNFKGALSLLTTLFFMWGFLTCMNDILIPHLKGLFDLTITQAMLVQFTFFGAYFLMSLPAGWIIGKIGYKMGIVSGLMVAGIGAAMFYPAAALHSYGFFLCAFFVLASGIVVLQVAANPYVAALGTPETASSRLNLTQGFNALGTTVAPIFGGWLILNNTSQDLASQAQSVQTPYVGLAITLVVIALVFAFVKLPKIQDSEETKAEGSAWKIRHLILGALGIFAYVGAEVSIGSALVMYFGDEGLHLYGEADAAKYVAIFWGGAMVGRFIGSAVMQKISAAKVLAFNSVMVAILIVISMLTTGYVALWSIVLVGLFNSIMFPTIFTLAIDGLGKHTSQGSGILCLAIVGGAIVPMIMGVLADRFGLANSFVVAIVCYGYILFYALKGHKH; from the coding sequence ATGGTCTCAATTAGTACGAATGTTAAAAGTAGTTCAGGCTCGCAAGCTTCAGGAATGAATTTTAAAGGAGCATTGTCTCTGCTAACTACTCTATTTTTTATGTGGGGATTTTTAACCTGCATGAATGATATTTTAATACCTCATTTAAAAGGATTGTTCGATTTGACAATTACGCAAGCCATGCTTGTGCAGTTTACCTTTTTTGGGGCATATTTCTTAATGTCTTTGCCTGCAGGCTGGATTATAGGAAAGATTGGTTATAAAATGGGAATTGTGAGCGGATTGATGGTTGCTGGTATCGGTGCTGCTATGTTTTATCCTGCTGCAGCATTACATTCTTACGGATTTTTTCTTTGCGCTTTCTTTGTCTTAGCTTCGGGAATTGTTGTTCTGCAGGTGGCTGCAAATCCTTACGTGGCCGCATTGGGTACGCCCGAAACAGCATCAAGTCGATTGAATTTAACACAAGGATTTAATGCATTAGGAACTACGGTTGCTCCGATTTTTGGTGGATGGTTAATATTAAATAATACAAGTCAGGATTTGGCGAGCCAAGCGCAATCCGTGCAGACTCCTTATGTAGGTTTGGCAATTACTTTGGTGGTGATTGCTTTGGTATTTGCCTTTGTGAAATTGCCTAAAATACAGGATTCAGAGGAGACTAAAGCAGAAGGATCGGCTTGGAAAATCCGCCATTTAATATTGGGTGCTTTAGGAATATTCGCCTATGTTGGTGCCGAAGTTTCAATTGGCAGCGCTTTGGTAATGTATTTTGGTGACGAAGGTTTGCATTTGTATGGGGAAGCGGATGCTGCCAAATATGTAGCTATTTTTTGGGGTGGCGCTATGGTAGGACGTTTCATCGGTTCTGCAGTGATGCAGAAAATATCTGCTGCAAAAGTATTGGCTTTTAACTCGGTTATGGTGGCTATTTTAATTGTTATTAGTATGCTGACTACCGGTTATGTGGCTCTTTGGAGTATTGTTTTGGTCGGATTGTTTAATTCAATCATGTTTCCAACTATTTTTACTTTAGCAATTGATGGTTTAGGAAAACACACCAGTCAGGGATCTGGAATTCTCTGTTTGGCAATTGTGGGTGGAGCAATCGTACCTATGATTATGGGTGTTTTGGCAGATAGATTTGGCTTGGCCAATTCCTTTGTTGTGGCAATTGTATGTTATGGCTACATTCTCTTTTATGCTTTAAAAGGGCATAAGCATTAA
- a CDS encoding ROK family protein: MKTIVMKEVALGIDIGGTNTVFGCIDSEGNCLVTGSLPTQKYADIEDYLNELFVDVESAMYSSLEKMKIIGVGIGAPNASFYTGTIENAANLRWKGSVPLANLVKKRIDVPVIITNDANAAAMGEKVFGAAKGMNNFIVITLGTGLGSGIVVNGDLLYGHDGFAGEVGHIIVRASGRECGCGRKGCLETYVSATGVKRTVYKLLARHMGDSELRDIPFSQLTAKMVAEAASRGDVVAQETFAYTARMLGEVLANVVAVISPQAIFLFGGLTKAGDILFKPVAETLEEQLLSIYKGKIKVLASGIKENAAVLGAASLIWNKR; the protein is encoded by the coding sequence TTGAAAACAATAGTAATGAAAGAAGTTGCTTTAGGTATAGATATAGGAGGAACCAATACCGTATTTGGTTGTATTGATTCAGAGGGAAATTGTTTGGTAACAGGAAGTTTACCAACTCAAAAATACGCGGATATAGAAGATTATTTGAATGAATTGTTTGTTGATGTTGAGTCGGCTATGTATAGTTCATTGGAAAAAATGAAAATAATTGGCGTTGGTATTGGTGCGCCTAATGCCAGCTTTTATACTGGAACAATTGAAAACGCTGCTAATTTGCGATGGAAGGGGAGTGTACCTTTAGCTAATTTAGTGAAAAAGAGAATTGATGTTCCTGTTATTATAACGAATGACGCCAATGCTGCGGCAATGGGAGAGAAGGTTTTTGGAGCCGCAAAAGGAATGAATAATTTCATAGTGATTACTCTGGGAACAGGATTGGGAAGTGGAATTGTTGTGAATGGTGATTTGTTGTATGGTCATGATGGTTTTGCAGGAGAAGTGGGTCACATAATTGTTCGCGCAAGCGGACGGGAATGTGGTTGCGGTCGCAAAGGTTGTTTGGAAACTTATGTGTCGGCAACAGGTGTGAAAAGAACGGTTTACAAGCTGCTTGCAAGACATATGGGAGATAGTGAACTAAGAGATATCCCTTTTAGTCAGTTGACCGCAAAAATGGTTGCTGAAGCTGCGAGTCGGGGAGATGTAGTGGCACAAGAGACTTTTGCTTATACTGCAAGAATGCTGGGAGAAGTGCTGGCTAATGTGGTGGCTGTAATCAGCCCACAAGCTATCTTCTTATTTGGGGGATTAACAAAAGCGGGAGATATTCTCTTTAAACCGGTTGCTGAAACATTGGAAGAACAACTTCTTTCTATCTACAAAGGGAAAATTAAAGTATTGGCTTCAGGAATTAAAGAGAATGCTGCAGTTTTAGGTGCAGCTTCCTTAATATGGAACAAAAGATAA
- a CDS encoding Cbp1 family collagen-binding glycoprotein adhesin, with amino-acid sequence MRKLVFALLVLPLFTACNQKELKQLREQNVQLTQMAQEKDSTIDDFVESFDVIAANLAIIKEKENIISVSAGENPSVGEKEQIVTDLGLMRDLLEENKAKLEDLDKKLKNSWYQNSKLNKLVAGLKSQIEAKDISINALSEQIAQLTVEVGSLNGQVTDLNGAVIALNTENDSINKAIAERTANLNTAHYVIGDIKELKQKEVVTSTGGILGIGTTNKLNQKINPDNFNNIDITQTLTIPVVGRKVSLVTSHPSSSYRFEGTDKEIEAITILDPNEFWKASKYLVVAVK; translated from the coding sequence ATGAGAAAGTTAGTCTTTGCACTGTTAGTATTACCTCTGTTTACAGCTTGTAATCAGAAAGAATTAAAGCAATTGCGTGAGCAAAATGTTCAATTAACTCAAATGGCTCAGGAAAAAGATTCTACCATTGATGATTTTGTTGAATCGTTTGATGTCATTGCTGCAAATCTTGCAATTATTAAAGAGAAAGAAAATATCATTTCTGTAAGTGCTGGTGAAAATCCAAGCGTTGGAGAAAAGGAACAAATCGTTACAGATTTAGGATTAATGCGAGATCTTTTGGAAGAAAATAAAGCAAAATTGGAAGACCTTGATAAGAAATTGAAAAATAGTTGGTACCAAAATTCAAAACTGAATAAATTGGTTGCTGGTTTAAAGTCACAAATTGAAGCAAAAGATATTTCCATTAATGCTTTGTCTGAGCAAATTGCACAGCTTACTGTTGAAGTAGGTAGCTTGAATGGTCAGGTAACTGATTTGAATGGAGCTGTTATAGCTTTAAATACTGAGAATGACAGTATAAATAAGGCGATTGCTGAACGAACTGCTAACTTAAACACAGCACATTACGTTATTGGTGATATTAAGGAGTTGAAGCAGAAGGAAGTTGTGACAAGTACTGGCGGTATTTTAGGAATTGGAACAACTAACAAGTTGAATCAGAAAATTAATCCTGATAATTTCAATAATATTGATATTACTCAAACATTAACGATTCCAGTAGTAGGAAGGAAAGTTAGTTTGGTAACATCTCACCCAAGTAGTTCATACCGATTTGAAGGAACTGATAAAGAAATTGAAGCAATTACAATTCTTGATCCGAATGAGTTCTGGAAAGCGTCAAAATATTTAGTTGTTGCAGTGAAATAA
- a CDS encoding DoxX family protein: MEKRNKIIYWVATGLLSGLMLMSASMYFMKHEMVSETFSFLGFPSFIIYPLAVAKLVGLLAIWSNKSKLLKEWAYAGFFFDFVLALGAHLVAADGQFGMAAIAIVLLIVSRIYDSKVIVN, translated from the coding sequence ATGGAAAAAAGAAATAAAATAATTTATTGGGTAGCAACAGGCTTACTATCCGGACTTATGCTAATGTCTGCAAGCATGTATTTTATGAAACACGAAATGGTGAGTGAGACATTTAGCTTTTTAGGATTTCCAAGCTTTATAATTTACCCATTAGCCGTTGCCAAACTAGTTGGCCTTTTGGCTATATGGTCTAATAAATCGAAACTTCTAAAAGAATGGGCTTACGCCGGATTTTTCTTCGATTTCGTATTGGCACTTGGAGCTCATCTCGTTGCTGCCGATGGACAATTCGGCATGGCTGCAATCGCTATTGTATTATTGATTGTATCAAGAATATATGACAGTAAAGTAATTGTCAATTAA
- a CDS encoding citrate (Si)-synthase, with protein sequence MSDIKEGIQNHLLELQLEIDDIFAKGRDSVVSEVTIGQIYGGMRGLIALACNTSYVDPYSGLHISEYTTDEFSDKLPEEIFFLLSTGKFPDRKSLAEFQNDLSLRATIPQYTWNVLRSLHKDTHPMTMLSLGILSMENESVFKKEYQKGLKKSEYWEYTLEDAMNILAKLPGLAAGIYQIRFGDGNLIPHDSNLDWSGNLANMLGISNDKGFADLMRLYLVLHCDHEGGNVSAFTSRVVNSALSDLYYAVSAGLNGLAGPLHGLANQECLRFILEIHDKFGDDPDEDVLRAYILDILNSGKVIPGYGHAVLRVTDPRFTAFMNFGEANCASNHCFKIAKKLFSVVPDILIHYKGGKVANPWPNVDAMSGSLLNHYGLNEFDFYTVLFGVSRVMGFCAQNILALGLGQPIIRPKSVTNRWVLEKLTVPG encoded by the coding sequence ATGTCTGATATAAAAGAAGGGATTCAAAACCATTTACTTGAATTGCAGTTAGAAATTGATGATATTTTTGCCAAAGGCCGTGATTCTGTAGTTTCGGAAGTGACCATTGGGCAAATATATGGTGGAATGCGTGGATTGATTGCATTGGCTTGCAACACATCCTATGTCGATCCTTATTCAGGACTTCATATTAGCGAGTATACAACAGATGAATTTTCGGATAAGCTGCCTGAGGAAATATTTTTTCTCTTGTCTACAGGGAAATTTCCCGACAGGAAATCACTTGCTGAGTTTCAAAATGATTTGAGTCTCCGCGCTACAATACCTCAATATACTTGGAATGTTTTGCGCAGTCTGCATAAAGATACTCATCCAATGACCATGTTGAGCCTGGGTATTTTATCCATGGAAAATGAGTCCGTTTTCAAGAAGGAATATCAAAAGGGATTAAAAAAATCGGAATATTGGGAATATACTTTGGAGGATGCTATGAATATACTCGCAAAGTTACCAGGACTTGCAGCAGGTATCTATCAAATAAGGTTTGGCGATGGAAATTTAATTCCTCATGATTCCAATTTAGATTGGTCAGGTAATTTGGCAAATATGCTTGGCATTAGTAATGATAAGGGGTTTGCGGATTTAATGCGTCTGTATTTGGTTTTACATTGCGATCATGAAGGAGGGAATGTAAGTGCATTTACATCGAGAGTAGTGAATTCAGCTCTTTCTGATCTGTATTATGCCGTTTCCGCAGGACTTAACGGTTTGGCAGGCCCATTGCACGGATTGGCGAATCAGGAATGTTTACGGTTTATTTTAGAAATTCATGATAAATTTGGAGACGATCCGGATGAGGACGTGTTGAGAGCCTATATTTTAGATATTTTGAATTCGGGTAAAGTGATTCCTGGTTACGGGCATGCTGTATTGCGAGTTACAGATCCTCGATTTACAGCTTTTATGAATTTTGGTGAGGCCAATTGCGCAAGTAATCATTGTTTTAAGATTGCAAAGAAACTCTTCTCGGTTGTTCCGGATATTTTAATTCATTATAAAGGAGGTAAAGTAGCAAATCCATGGCCAAATGTTGATGCGATGTCTGGTTCACTACTGAATCATTACGGACTGAATGAGTTCGATTTTTATACCGTTTTATTTGGTGTGTCGAGAGTAATGGGTTTCTGTGCTCAAAATATTCTTGCACTGGGATTAGGACAGCCAATTATCAGACCTAAAAGTGTTACTAACAGATGGGTACTTGAAAAGCTTACAGTGCCCGGATAA